A genome region from Pseudomonas anguilliseptica includes the following:
- a CDS encoding DUF4442 domain-containing protein → MPANKLARKARLLRWAMNLYPPYLGAGVRVRQISADFRQVQVKMGLGWYNRNYVGTQFGGSLYSMTDPFFMLMIMENLGRDFIVWDKAARIDFIAPGKGPVYADFSIDEQLLNDIRQHTADGDKYLLELHVEVRDGSGTLVARVHKTLYVRLKPRARQAA, encoded by the coding sequence ATGCCGGCAAACAAACTGGCGCGCAAGGCGCGGCTGCTGCGCTGGGCGATGAATCTATATCCGCCCTATCTGGGCGCTGGCGTGCGGGTGCGGCAGATCAGCGCGGACTTCCGTCAGGTGCAGGTCAAGATGGGCCTCGGCTGGTATAACCGCAACTATGTCGGTACCCAGTTCGGCGGCAGTCTGTACTCGATGACCGACCCGTTCTTCATGCTGATGATCATGGAAAACCTCGGGCGTGATTTCATTGTCTGGGACAAGGCCGCGCGCATCGACTTTATCGCGCCTGGCAAAGGCCCGGTGTACGCAGACTTCAGCATCGATGAGCAGTTGCTCAACGACATCCGCCAGCACACCGCAGATGGTGATAAATACCTGCTCGAGCTGCATGTAGAAGTGCGCGATGGCAGCGGCACCTTGGTAGCGCGGGTGCATAAAACCCTCTACGTGCGCCTTAAACCGCGCGCTCGGCAGGCAGCCTGA